The following is a genomic window from Terriglobales bacterium.
TTCAAGGTCAGGACTTCGGCGGAAGAGCACATGCTGGAGGCGGAGATCGTGTTGAGCTAGCCATCAGCCGTCAGCCATCAGCCGTCAGGAACTTCCTTTGCCGCGGATGGACGCGGATCAGAACCAATCTCACTTCTGCAATCTGACTTCTGCGATCTGACTTGGTTGTGACCGGAGGAGATGCCAGGCGTCGCGGTATCGCTCGTAGCGGCCGCGGCTGAGGGGCTTGTGGGGGAAGAGGGCGGACATGGTTCCGGTGATCTTGCGGACCGGGATGACATACCAGGCGTCGTGGGGCACGACGTAGCCGACGACGAAGTCGATGTCGCGCGGGCGGTAGCGGCGGCGGTAGGCGCTGTGGGTGTTCAAAGGGTAGTAGCCCTTGCTCTTTGTCCAGCAGGATTTCACCTGGACGCGAGAGACCTTGCAGTCGGCGGTAAAGACCAAGAAATCGAAGATGTGGCTGTCGCCGTAGGGGCGGCAGACGGTGAATCCCAGGCTCATGGCCTTGCTCATGAAAGCGATCTCGGCCCATTCGCCCTTGAGCTTGGGATGTCGCAGACGGGGGCAGGAGCGCGGCTGCTGGCGCTTTAGTGTTTTCATAGATGTTGTCGGGAGAGTAGCTGGTAGCTGGTAGCTGGTAGTTAGTAGTTGGGAAGGACAAAAAGACTCTCCACAAAGGACACGAAGGTCCACAAAGGAAAGGCCACAAAGGGAAACACAAAAGCCCGCGGGGATGGCCGCGGGCTCTTTTCAGTTCCTTCGCATTGCTCAGGATTTCGCCTGCGGGCTCACCCCTTCGCTGTGCTCACGGTCACGCCCGCAAAGCGGCTCAACTTACTCTCTACTTCCAGAATAGCAGATTCGACGGAGTCGGATGCCCCTTTTCCACAGGGCTTAAGTATTGTAGATCGAAGGAGATGCGATTTTCAGGGGCTTGACGAGCA
Proteins encoded in this region:
- a CDS encoding group I intron-associated PD-(D/E)XK endonuclease, translated to MKTLKRQQPRSCPRLRHPKLKGEWAEIAFMSKAMSLGFTVCRPYGDSHIFDFLVFTADCKVSRVQVKSCWTKSKGYYPLNTHSAYRRRYRPRDIDFVVGYVVPHDAWYVIPVRKITGTMSALFPHKPLSRGRYERYRDAWHLLRSQPSQIAEVRLQK